The genomic window ACAACCCACAGAAGAAATAGAAGTCATTTCTAAACAATGGGCCTGGGTATTTCGCTATCCAAAAAGTAATGTTACCAGTACGGAGTTACATCTTCCGGCCAACCATCGTATTAAGTTAGCGTTAACCTCAGAAGATGTGTTACATGGTTTGTATATTCCAGCCTTTCGGGTAAAACAAGATATTGTCCCCAACGAAACCATTGACTTTGAGTTTACCCCGATAAAAGAAGGAACCTATCGGTTAAGGGACTCACAGTTTAGTGGAACTTATTTTGCCACTATGCAAACCAATGTGGTAGTAGAGTCTCCTGAAGACTATCAAACTTGGTTAGCTGAGGCTAAAAAGCGCAAACCTTCCCCTGCTTATAACCAAGCTGCTGCTGAATATTCTGAACATACCCAACGAACTTTTAAAACAGGTTGGCCCACTGTTATTCCTGCTGATCCTCCAGTGGTTAACTATAGCAAAAATGAATCCCCCCTATCCCCCCTTTAAAAAGAGGGGCAAGCAGAAAGCGGAAGGCAAAGTTAGTCTATTACCCTTATATTTCCATTCTTCATTCTCCATTCTACAAATGACAGATAGTCAAGTTAAAACAACAAATATTATTACAGAAAGCTATCAAGACCTATCGGCCAGAAACTGGAAACGATATTTTAGCTTTAGTACGGATCATAAAGTCATTGGTATTCAATACTTAGTGACTTCCTTTATCTTCTTTCTCATCGGTGGTATCTTTGCGATGGTCATTCGGGGCGAACTGATCACCCCTGAAGCGGATCTCGTCGATAGAACCTTCTATAACGGGATGTTCACCATGCACGGTACAATAATGCTGTTTTTGTGGACATTTCCCTCCTTAGTCGGGTTAGCTAATTATTTAGTTCCTATTATGATCGGGGCTAAAGATATGGCTTTTCCTCGTCTCAATGCTGCAGCCTTTTGGATGGTTCCGATAGTAGGAACCCTGATGATGGCCAGCTTTTTCGTCCCCAGTGGTTCGGCCCAGTCGGGGTGGTGGTCTTATCCTCCTGTTAGCTTACAAAACCCTACAGGACAACTGATAACAGGACAGTTTCTCTGGATCTTAGCAGTGGCTATTTCTGGGGTATCTTCTATTATGGGGGCGGTGAATATTGTCACCACCGTGGTTAAAATGCGCGCCCCAGGTATGACGTTTTTTCGGATGCCTATTTTTGTTTGGGCTGTTTTTAGCGCACAAATCATTCAATTATTCGGTCTTCCTGCTTTAACCGCCGGCGCAGTCATGTTATTGTTTGATTTAACGGTGGGAACCAGCTTTTTTGACCCCTCCCAAGGGGGAAACCCTATCTTATTTCAACACTTTTTCTGGTTCTATTCTCACCCTGCGGTTTATGTAATTATTTTGCCCATCTTTGGCATTTTCTCAGAAATCTTCCCAGTTTATTCCCGTAAGCCTCTGTTTGGTTACAAAATTGTTGCGATCTCTTCCTTACTCATTGCAGCCGTCAGTGGGTTAGTTTGGGTTCACCATATGTATGCTAGTGGAACCCCTGGATGGATGAGAATGTTATTTATGTTATCTACCATGTGTGTGTCTGTTCCTACGGGTATTAAGGTGTTTGCTTGGGTAGCGACAATATGGGGAGGTAAGTTACGCCTCAATACTGCCATGTTATTTGCGATGGGTGCGTTGATCATGTTTATTTTTGCCGGGGTAACAGGAATCATGTTATCGGCAGTTCCTGTGGATATTCACGTCAATAACACCTATTTTGTGGTGGGACATTTCCATTATGTGTTATACGGAACGGTGACAATGGGAATGTATGCAGCTATTTATCATTGGTTCCCCAAAATGACTGGACGGATGTACTACGAGAGTTGGGGTCAAGTGCATTTCTGGTTAGCTTTTATTGGGACTAACTTGAACTTTTTACCCATGCACCCTTTAGGTTTACAAGGAATGTTGCGTAGAGTAGCATCTTATGACCCAGAATACACCTTCTGGAACGTTTTAGCCAGTTTAGGGGCATTTTTGTTGGGAATGTCCACCTTACCTTTTATCGTCAATATGGTGAGTTCTTGGATACAAGGTCCCATCGCCCCTAGTAACCCTTGGCGGGCCATTGGTTTAGAATGGCTTATTGCTTCTCCTCCCCCGGTAGAAAACTTTGAAGACACGCCTATCATTGTTTCTGAACCCTACAGTTATGGCAAGTCAGATCCTTTGGTAAGTAACCTGGAAGGGGTGTTAGGCCATCATGAATAGTTAATAGTTAGGTAGTGTTATTAAGGATCAGGTGTTCAATTCCTGACTCCTTACTCCTGACTTCTGACTCCTCAAGTTTCACATCATCAATATTTCGCAAAACAATAATCATGGATAGTTCAATTTCATCACAACCATTACATCACGAACACGACGCAGAAGGTAATAGTTATTTTGCTTTTATCGTCTTTCTTTGTTCAGAAAGTATCATTTTTTTGAGCTTTTTTGCAGGTTATATTATCTACAAAACAACGACCATCGACTGGTTACCTGCTGGTGTCACAGGGTTAGAAATCAAAGACCCCTTGATTAATACAGTGGTGTTAATTTCCAGTAGTTTTGTAATTTATATTGCTGAACAATTCTTAGAAAAGCATCAACTATGGGGTTTTAGATTATTTCTTCTGTTAACAATAGCTATGGGAACCTACTTTTTAGTAGGACAAGCTATTGAATGGAATGGTCTAGAATTTGGCTTTACATCGGGTGTTTTTGGAGGAATGTTTTATCTGTTAACAGGATTTCATGGTTTGCACGTTTTAACGGGAATTTTGTTACAAGGAATTATGTTAGGTCGTTCTTTCTTTCCCAATAATTATGAACAAGGGCATTTTGGAGTAATAGCAACTTCGTTATTTTGGCACTTTGTTGATGTGATTTGGATTGTTTTATTTGTCTTACTTTATCTCTGGCAATAGAGTAATTAATCAAAATTGTAGGGTGGGCAATACCTACAATTAAGGTTGATAATATTGTAATTATCTTCTTAATTGCCCACCTAATTTAATTCAAAAAAAAATAAAGGTAGAAACAATTATGATTATTGACGATCAACATTATGATGTAATTATTGTGGGTACTGGTGCAGGAGGTGGCACATTAGCCAATAAGTTAGCACCCACAGGTAAAAACATTTTAATCCTCGAAAGAGGTGATTTTATGCCCTTAGAAGAACAAAATAGGGCAAATGTTGATGTCTTTAAAAAAGAACGGTATCGGGCTGCTGAACGTTGGTATGATAAAGATGGTGAAACCTTTTCTCCTCAGACGAATTATGCTGTAGGAGGTAACACAAAAATCTACGGCGCAGCTTTGGTCAGAATGCGCGAAAAAGATTTCGATGCAGTGGAACATCAAGAAGGTATTTCCCCCGAATGGGGTCTAAACTATCAGGACTTTGAGCCCTATTATACCGAAGCAGAAAGATTATATATGGTTCACGGACAAACCACCGATGATCCCACCGAACCCCCTCGTAGTGGTGAGTTTCCTCTACCTGCAGTTGAACACGAACCCCAGATCCAAAAAATAGTAGATGCGATCGCCAAACAAGGGTTACATCCGACCTCGCTACCCCTCAGTTTAACCCGATCTGAAGATGATCCCACTGGAGACTCAGAAGTATTTGGTATTGTCCCCGCCTTAAAACACGACAATGTGACCCTGAAAACGTCAGCAAAAGTAGTTTGTTTATTAACTAATTCATCAGGAGAAGCCGTAAGAGCAGTAGAAGCCGAAATAGACGGTCAATCTTATCTATTTTTCGGGGATATCATCATTTTAGCCTGTGGTGCGATCAACTCAGCAGCCTTATTATTAAAATCAGCTAATCATAAACACCCCAATGGGTTGGCCAACAGTTCCGATCTCGTTGGCCGTAACTTTATGAAACACCACCAAACCGCAATGGTGGAACTTAGCGTTAACGCCAACTCCGGAAAGTTTCTACGCAGTGTTAGCGTTAATGACTTTTATTGGGGTGACGAAAACTTTCCCTATCCCATGGGTCATATTGAAAATACCGGGGGACTCCTCCAAGACATCATTTTTGCCGAGTCTCCCCCCATTTTATCCGTGTTGGCTAAAGGAATGCCAGGGTTTGGCCTCAAACAGTTAGCCAAGCGGTCTATTGGTTGGTGGATGTACACCGAAACTTTACCCGATCCTGACAATAGAGTTAGGGTCAAAGATGGGAAAATTTATCTTGATTTTACTCCTAATAATATCGAAGCACACGATCGCCTTATTTATCGTTGGATCGATGTCCTCAAAGCAGGAGAGAAAAAGTTAGGAAGTTCGGTGTTTGAAAAATTAGCTATTTATCCCCGTGGAGAAGTCCCCATCCAAGCAGTGGCTAACCAATGCGGAACCTGTCGCTTTGGAGAAGATCCTCAAACTTCTGTCTTGGATCTTAACTGTCGTACCCACGATCTCGAAAATCTTTATGTGGTAGATAGTAGCTTTTTCCCATCTAGTTCTGGTGTACCTCCTGCCTTAACGATTATTGCTAATGCGTTGCGAGTGGGAAATCATCTTAAAGAAAAATTAAGATGAAATCTGCTCCTTCATAGGAGGAATTTTTCTCACTTTTTTGACGGCTCAAAGGGGGGTAATAATAAAGTAAAGATTAATAAAAGATCAGTGTCTTAACTCTATTTCAGTCTGCTTCAGATGACCATCTTCTAATTCTACAATGCGATCAGCTACATCTAAAATACGGTTATCATGGGTAACAATTAAAATAGTACACCCTTGTTCTTTGGCTAACGTTTGCATAATGTTAACCACATCATGACCTGATTTACTATCAAGAGATGCGGTAGGTTCATCAGCTAAAACCATCTTAGGATGACTGACTAATGCACGAGCGATCGCAACTCTTTGTTTTTGTCCTCCAGAAAGGTTATGGGGATAATAATTGATCCTTTCTCCTAACCCCACTGCGTCTAATATTTCTTCGGTTTTTT from Crocosphaera subtropica ATCC 51142 includes these protein-coding regions:
- a CDS encoding GMC oxidoreductase produces the protein MIIDDQHYDVIIVGTGAGGGTLANKLAPTGKNILILERGDFMPLEEQNRANVDVFKKERYRAAERWYDKDGETFSPQTNYAVGGNTKIYGAALVRMREKDFDAVEHQEGISPEWGLNYQDFEPYYTEAERLYMVHGQTTDDPTEPPRSGEFPLPAVEHEPQIQKIVDAIAKQGLHPTSLPLSLTRSEDDPTGDSEVFGIVPALKHDNVTLKTSAKVVCLLTNSSGEAVRAVEAEIDGQSYLFFGDIIILACGAINSAALLLKSANHKHPNGLANSSDLVGRNFMKHHQTAMVELSVNANSGKFLRSVSVNDFYWGDENFPYPMGHIENTGGLLQDIIFAESPPILSVLAKGMPGFGLKQLAKRSIGWWMYTETLPDPDNRVRVKDGKIYLDFTPNNIEAHDRLIYRWIDVLKAGEKKLGSSVFEKLAIYPRGEVPIQAVANQCGTCRFGEDPQTSVLDLNCRTHDLENLYVVDSSFFPSSSGVPPALTIIANALRVGNHLKEKLR
- a CDS encoding cytochrome c oxidase subunit II, whose product is MKPRNIVFIVAYAIALTGISLWMGQLSYSWFPPQASAESLLIDKLFAFLVTLGTFIFLGITGVMIYSVVFQRATKYDFSDGPHIEGNVTLEVVWTAIPILLVFWLAGYSYYIYDQMAIRGPMEMMHLSMGHGDTTTAVEEQPTEEIEVISKQWAWVFRYPKSNVTSTELHLPANHRIKLALTSEDVLHGLYIPAFRVKQDIVPNETIDFEFTPIKEGTYRLRDSQFSGTYFATMQTNVVVESPEDYQTWLAEAKKRKPSPAYNQAAAEYSEHTQRTFKTGWPTVIPADPPVVNYSKNESPLSPL
- a CDS encoding cytochrome c oxidase subunit 3, encoding MFRKTIIMDSSISSQPLHHEHDAEGNSYFAFIVFLCSESIIFLSFFAGYIIYKTTTIDWLPAGVTGLEIKDPLINTVVLISSSFVIYIAEQFLEKHQLWGFRLFLLLTIAMGTYFLVGQAIEWNGLEFGFTSGVFGGMFYLLTGFHGLHVLTGILLQGIMLGRSFFPNNYEQGHFGVIATSLFWHFVDVIWIVLFVLLYLWQ
- a CDS encoding cytochrome c oxidase subunit I; translated protein: MTDSQVKTTNIITESYQDLSARNWKRYFSFSTDHKVIGIQYLVTSFIFFLIGGIFAMVIRGELITPEADLVDRTFYNGMFTMHGTIMLFLWTFPSLVGLANYLVPIMIGAKDMAFPRLNAAAFWMVPIVGTLMMASFFVPSGSAQSGWWSYPPVSLQNPTGQLITGQFLWILAVAISGVSSIMGAVNIVTTVVKMRAPGMTFFRMPIFVWAVFSAQIIQLFGLPALTAGAVMLLFDLTVGTSFFDPSQGGNPILFQHFFWFYSHPAVYVIILPIFGIFSEIFPVYSRKPLFGYKIVAISSLLIAAVSGLVWVHHMYASGTPGWMRMLFMLSTMCVSVPTGIKVFAWVATIWGGKLRLNTAMLFAMGALIMFIFAGVTGIMLSAVPVDIHVNNTYFVVGHFHYVLYGTVTMGMYAAIYHWFPKMTGRMYYESWGQVHFWLAFIGTNLNFLPMHPLGLQGMLRRVASYDPEYTFWNVLASLGAFLLGMSTLPFIVNMVSSWIQGPIAPSNPWRAIGLEWLIASPPPVENFEDTPIIVSEPYSYGKSDPLVSNLEGVLGHHE